ACGGCGTCGTCGAGGTAGCCGAGGGTGACGGCGATGTGCGGGGCGGCGGCGTGCCGGACGGCGTTGGCGAGGGCTTCCTGGGTGAGGCGCAGCAGCGCGACCTCGGCCTCGACGGGCAGCGGGTACGGGTCGCCGTCGCGGTGGAAGGCGGCGTCGGCGCCGTCGGCGAGGCGGCGCAGCGCGTCGGGGAGGGTGGTGCCGTCGAGGGCGGGCGGGGTGAGGGCGTGGACGAAGCGGCGGGCCTCGGCGAGGTTGGCGGAGGCGGTGCGCTCGATCTCCTCCAGCAGCGGCGCGGCGTCGGGGGCGCTGCCGGCCTCGCGGGCCAGCAGCACGATGCCGGCCAGGCCCTGGGCGAGGGTGTCGTGGATCTCCCGGGCCAGGCGCTGGCGTTCGGCGAGGCGGCCGGCTTCGCGCTGGCTGGCGGCGAGTTCGTCGCGGGTGCGGACCAGGTCGTCGATGAGCTGCTGGCGGGCCCGGCTCTCCCGGTAGAGGGCGGCGTAGCCGTGGGCGGTGAGCAGGGCGACGGCGAGTCCGGCCAGCGGGCCGAGGACCTTGGCGGTGGTGAGTCCGCCGGGGGTGGTGGTCTGGGCGGCGACGACGGCGGCGGTGAGGGCCAGGACGGCGGGCAGCGCGAGGCGCGGCGGCAGGACGTGCAGGCAGACGAAGTACAGCGGGAAGGCGAGGTAGCTGAACTCGGGGTGCTGGAGGGTGAGTCCGATCCACAGGGCGGCGACGGCGAGCAGCCAGCCCGCGCCGAGGGCGCGCGAGGTGCGGACCGGCCGCAGCACGCCGCCGGCCGCGTAGCAGGCGGCGAGCGCCCCGGCGGTGGCCCAGCCGCCGGGGCCGAGCGCGCCGTCGGCGGCGGCCCGGGCCAGCAGGACGGCGAGCAGGGCGAGGAACAGCCCGTGCACGGCGAGGTTGGCCAGCCGCAGCGCGGGGGTGGGGCCGGTCGGGGAGCGGTGCGCGTCGGTGGTCGGGGTTTCGGT
Above is a genomic segment from Kitasatospora cineracea containing:
- a CDS encoding sensor histidine kinase encodes the protein MPRTETPTTDAHRSPTGPTPALRLANLAVHGLFLALLAVLLARAAADGALGPGGWATAGALAACYAAGGVLRPVRTSRALGAGWLLAVAALWIGLTLQHPEFSYLAFPLYFVCLHVLPPRLALPAVLALTAAVVAAQTTTPGGLTTAKVLGPLAGLAVALLTAHGYAALYRESRARQQLIDDLVRTRDELAASQREAGRLAERQRLAREIHDTLAQGLAGIVLLAREAGSAPDAAPLLEEIERTASANLAEARRFVHALTPPALDGTTLPDALRRLADGADAAFHRDGDPYPLPVEAEVALLRLTQEALANAVRHAAAPHIAVTLGYLDDAVTLDVYDDGTGFDPATAPAPDSFGLHGMHERIAALGGTLTVESAPGEGTAVAATLPLRAVDPPTAAAAEAAGEAAAGGRLPGGALRVAGRRFTLAGVRR